One Azospirillum sp. B510 genomic window carries:
- a CDS encoding tyrosine phosphatase family protein has protein sequence MMASDFVPFGLTVCGLSELCNFGGGKVSHVLSILDPEVAEPSEFGDYGEHQRLELRFHDVIEPTRGQIAPERSDVERILAFGRDLLAEPVDCRHLLVHCHAGVSRSTAALTMILAQARPDLPAADAVAAVAAIRSQTWPNLRMTEFADDLLGRKGELVAAVRQRHRTLGRQRPELVQFMIDNGRIREVEDLID, from the coding sequence ATGATGGCCAGCGATTTCGTGCCCTTCGGCCTGACCGTCTGCGGTCTCAGCGAACTGTGCAATTTCGGCGGCGGCAAGGTCAGCCATGTGCTGTCGATCCTCGACCCCGAGGTGGCGGAGCCGAGCGAGTTCGGTGATTACGGCGAGCATCAGCGGCTGGAACTGCGCTTTCACGATGTCATCGAGCCGACCCGTGGCCAGATCGCGCCGGAACGATCGGATGTCGAACGCATCCTGGCCTTCGGCCGCGACCTGCTGGCCGAGCCGGTGGACTGCCGCCATCTGCTGGTCCATTGCCATGCCGGCGTATCGCGCTCCACCGCGGCGCTGACGATGATCCTGGCCCAGGCGCGTCCCGACCTGCCGGCGGCCGACGCTGTGGCGGCGGTGGCCGCCATCCGTTCCCAGACCTGGCCCAACCTGCGGATGACCGAATTCGCCGACGATCTGCTCGGCCGCAAGGGCGAACTGGTCGCCGCCGTCCGCCAGCGTCACCGCACGCTCGGCCGGCAGCGCCCGGAACTGGTCCAGTTCATGATCGACAACGGCCGCATCCGCGAGGTCGAGGATCTGATCGACTGA
- a CDS encoding ImuA family protein, with product MSVLPSPVQSAEAAPRDRAGMLAELRARIRRIEGAGGEEGRTLPFGLDSVDGHLSDGGLPLGCLHAVVTENPGAGTGFAAALLGRLATPKAPALWILCGRDLHAPGLAAYGLTADRLIVARPARPVDALWAMEEALRCPALSAVLGELEGLDLTASRRLQLAAESSGVTGFLLDSAAGKPGGQGSLRAEGLSAAVTRWRLDAAPSLGEENEAPRSSGSLPGLGLPRWSVRLERCRSGRPGGWTLAWDGGSWLDLGSGEEDGLAQAAQRDSGTWPTRRPVSDNRQEGLSDHRPGGGERTAVGR from the coding sequence ATGTCCGTCCTGCCGTCTCCCGTCCAATCCGCGGAGGCTGCGCCGCGCGACCGTGCCGGCATGCTGGCCGAGCTGCGCGCGCGCATCCGGCGGATCGAGGGGGCGGGAGGGGAGGAGGGGCGGACCCTGCCGTTCGGCCTCGACTCGGTCGATGGCCATCTGTCCGACGGCGGACTGCCGCTGGGCTGCTTGCATGCGGTGGTGACGGAGAATCCGGGGGCGGGCACCGGCTTCGCCGCAGCGTTGCTGGGCCGGTTGGCGACGCCGAAGGCGCCGGCGCTGTGGATTCTGTGCGGGCGCGACCTCCATGCCCCCGGGCTGGCGGCCTATGGTCTGACGGCGGACCGGCTGATCGTGGCGCGGCCGGCGCGGCCGGTCGACGCGCTGTGGGCGATGGAGGAGGCGTTGCGCTGTCCCGCCCTGTCGGCGGTGCTCGGCGAACTGGAGGGGCTGGATCTCACCGCCAGCCGGCGGCTGCAACTCGCCGCCGAATCGTCGGGAGTGACCGGCTTCCTGCTCGATTCGGCGGCCGGCAAGCCGGGGGGGCAAGGAAGCCTGCGGGCGGAGGGGCTCAGCGCCGCGGTGACCCGCTGGCGTCTCGACGCCGCCCCAAGCCTGGGCGAGGAGAATGAAGCGCCGCGTTCGAGCGGAAGCCTGCCCGGCTTGGGGCTGCCGCGCTGGTCCGTCAGGCTGGAGCGCTGCCGGAGCGGACGGCCGGGGGGCTGGACCCTCGCCTGGGACGGCGGGAGTTGGCTCGACCTCGGCAGTGGAGAGGAGGACGGCCTCGCACAGGCCGCGCAACGCGACTCGGGGACATGGCCAACCCGGCGGCCGGTGTCCGACAACCGACAGGAAGGATTGTCGGATCACCGCCCAGGAGGCGGTGAGCGAACGGCGGTCGGGCGGTGA
- a CDS encoding 2OG-Fe(II) oxygenase: protein MSMLDLDKFRATPLQHDPYDFLCVPGFVKREYLEELHRDYPKVDKPGSIPLGVFPQGPAFDRMIAELKGPEVCKAFSDKFGLDLSKYPTMFTARGMCRPTDGKIHPDSASKVITVLIYMNPPWEATGGRLRILRSQNLEDYAAEVPPEEGTLMCFRRSDTSWHGHYPFEGQRRAIQMNWVKGSVYIWHEQWRHRVGAWAKGVFGGQSAGY from the coding sequence ATGTCCATGCTTGATCTGGACAAGTTCCGCGCCACCCCCTTGCAGCACGATCCCTATGATTTCCTGTGCGTTCCGGGGTTCGTGAAGCGGGAGTATCTTGAAGAGCTGCACCGCGACTATCCCAAGGTGGACAAGCCCGGCTCGATCCCGCTGGGCGTCTTCCCCCAGGGGCCGGCCTTCGACCGGATGATCGCCGAACTGAAGGGGCCGGAGGTCTGCAAGGCCTTCTCCGACAAGTTCGGACTCGACCTGTCGAAATACCCGACCATGTTCACGGCGCGCGGCATGTGCCGGCCAACCGATGGCAAGATCCACCCGGATTCGGCCAGCAAGGTCATCACCGTGCTGATCTACATGAACCCGCCCTGGGAGGCGACCGGCGGCCGCCTGCGCATCCTGCGCTCGCAGAATCTGGAGGATTACGCCGCCGAGGTTCCGCCGGAGGAAGGCACCCTGATGTGCTTCCGCCGCAGCGATACCTCCTGGCACGGCCACTACCCCTTCGAGGGCCAGCGCCGGGCGATCCAGATGAACTGGGTCAAGGGCAGCGTCTATATCTGGCACGAGCAGTGGCGCCACCGCGTCGGCGCCTGGGCCAAGGGCGTCTTCGGCGGCCAGTCGGCCGGCTATTGA
- a CDS encoding 2OG-Fe(II) oxygenase, with amino-acid sequence MTTPDAVSASFLRCLDGSRLSEQPYNHWLLSEVLPEETADAIAELPWGPPPVSDTYGKRETNNASRTYFGAENRAKYAVCETVAQAFQSRAVVDAIQRTCDVDLTGSSLRIEYCQDTDGFWLEPHTDIGVKKYTMLIYLSKGPNCSHWGTDVLDANRTVVARAPYAFNEGLIFIPGSDTWHGFEKRPIDGVRKSIIVNYVGPEWRARQELCFPDKPVA; translated from the coding sequence ATGACCACCCCCGACGCCGTTTCCGCCTCCTTCCTGCGCTGCCTGGACGGCAGCCGGCTGTCCGAGCAGCCCTACAATCACTGGCTGCTGTCCGAGGTGCTGCCGGAAGAGACCGCCGACGCCATCGCCGAGCTGCCCTGGGGACCGCCACCGGTGTCCGACACCTATGGCAAGCGCGAGACGAACAACGCGTCGCGCACCTATTTCGGCGCCGAGAACCGCGCGAAATACGCGGTGTGCGAGACGGTGGCCCAGGCCTTCCAAAGCCGCGCGGTGGTCGACGCCATCCAGAGGACCTGCGACGTCGACCTGACCGGCAGCAGCCTGCGCATCGAATATTGCCAGGACACCGACGGCTTCTGGCTGGAGCCGCACACCGACATCGGCGTCAAGAAATACACGATGCTGATCTATCTCTCGAAGGGGCCGAACTGCTCGCATTGGGGCACCGACGTGCTGGACGCGAACCGGACGGTCGTCGCCCGCGCCCCCTACGCCTTCAACGAGGGGCTGATCTTCATCCCCGGCAGCGACACCTGGCACGGTTTCGAGAAGCGCCCGATCGACGGTGTGCGCAAATCGATCATCGTGAACTATGTCGGCCCGGAATGGCGGGCCCGGCAGGAGCTCTGCTTCCCCGACAAACCTGTTGCATAA
- a CDS encoding tRNA-uridine aminocarboxypropyltransferase has protein sequence MHSAPAPEFCPNCLKPNHLCICEAVQPIDNGVFLLILQHPQEKRENLGTAQIAHLQFANSLVKVGLSWPGLKRILGREVDPKRWGVLYLGPVKDGGAPRPEVAVVDKNGQPLRDSAEILEDLEGVIVLDGTWSQAKTLWWRNAWLLKCRRIVLNPQFRSLYGQARKEPRRDSVSTLEAGAFLLSRLEGDQTIMDTALKPFSLLLKKLRTRRPRPVPPPVGEAAGLDGDEAAGEE, from the coding sequence ATGCACAGCGCTCCCGCACCGGAATTCTGCCCGAACTGCCTAAAACCTAACCATCTGTGCATTTGCGAGGCAGTCCAGCCGATCGACAATGGCGTGTTCCTGCTGATCCTGCAGCACCCGCAGGAGAAGCGGGAGAATCTGGGCACCGCCCAGATCGCCCATCTGCAATTCGCCAATTCGCTGGTGAAGGTCGGGTTGAGCTGGCCGGGGCTGAAGCGCATCCTGGGGCGGGAGGTCGATCCCAAGCGCTGGGGCGTGCTGTATCTCGGCCCGGTGAAGGATGGCGGCGCCCCCCGGCCGGAGGTGGCGGTGGTCGACAAGAACGGCCAGCCGCTGCGCGACAGCGCCGAAATCCTGGAGGATCTGGAGGGAGTCATCGTCCTCGACGGCACCTGGAGCCAGGCCAAGACCCTGTGGTGGCGCAATGCCTGGCTGCTGAAATGCCGCCGCATCGTGCTGAACCCACAGTTCCGCTCGCTCTATGGGCAGGCGCGCAAGGAGCCGCGGCGCGACAGCGTCTCCACCCTGGAGGCCGGCGCCTTCCTGCTGTCGCGGCTGGAGGGTGACCAGACCATCATGGACACCGCGCTGAAACCCTTCTCGCTGCTGTTGAAGAAGCTGCGGACCCGCCGCCCGCGCCCGGTGCCGCCGCCGGTTGGCGAGGCCGCCGGTTTGGACGGGGACGAGGCTGCCGGAGAGGAATGA
- a CDS encoding mitochondrial fission ELM1 family protein — MQPLTRPPLPRPPLTCWVVSDGKAGMENQCVGLAESLGMTPVVKRVHLRTPWRQLTPYLRIGNRFAAGPGGDPVGPPWPDLLIGTGRQSIPVSLAVRRRSGGRTFTVQIQDPVMSPRHFDLIVVPRHDKLRGDNVLVTRGAMHRVTPAILAAAAERFAPRLAHLPHPRIAVLIGGDNGVYRLTPTIMGDVAERLANLTRSHGAGLMVTPSRRTGTDNEAILRARLSGLPAEVWDGGGENPYFAYLGLADAVVVTCDSVSMTSEACSTGKPVYVIELEGGSPKFRAFHDGLYQDGITRPFDGSLDRWDYAPLNETELVADEVRRRLSAHRTRLGLS, encoded by the coding sequence ATGCAACCCCTGACACGCCCCCCTCTGCCCCGCCCCCCCCTGACCTGCTGGGTCGTGTCGGACGGCAAGGCCGGCATGGAAAACCAATGCGTCGGTCTGGCGGAGTCGCTCGGCATGACGCCGGTCGTCAAGCGCGTCCACCTGCGCACGCCCTGGCGCCAGCTGACCCCTTACTTGCGCATCGGCAACCGCTTCGCCGCCGGTCCCGGCGGCGATCCGGTGGGGCCGCCCTGGCCCGACCTGCTGATCGGCACCGGCCGGCAATCCATTCCCGTCTCGCTGGCGGTGCGCCGGCGATCGGGCGGCCGGACCTTCACCGTCCAGATCCAGGACCCGGTGATGAGCCCGCGGCATTTCGACCTGATCGTCGTGCCGCGCCATGACAAGCTGCGCGGCGACAATGTGCTGGTGACCCGCGGCGCCATGCACCGGGTGACGCCCGCCATCCTGGCCGCCGCGGCCGAACGCTTCGCTCCCCGTCTGGCGCATCTGCCGCATCCGCGCATAGCCGTGCTGATCGGCGGCGACAACGGCGTCTACCGCCTGACGCCGACCATCATGGGCGATGTCGCCGAACGGCTGGCCAACCTGACGCGCAGCCATGGCGCCGGGCTGATGGTCACCCCGTCGCGCCGCACCGGCACCGACAACGAGGCGATCCTGCGCGCCCGCCTGTCCGGCCTGCCGGCGGAGGTGTGGGACGGCGGCGGCGAGAACCCCTATTTCGCCTATCTCGGTCTCGCCGACGCGGTGGTCGTCACCTGCGACAGCGTGTCGATGACGTCGGAAGCCTGCTCCACCGGCAAGCCGGTCTATGTGATCGAGCTGGAGGGCGGGTCGCCCAAGTTCCGCGCCTTCCATGACGGGCTGTATCAGGACGGCATCACCCGGCCGTTCGACGGTTCGCTGGACCGGTGGGACTATGCGCCGCTGAACGAGACGGAGCTGGTGGCCGACGAGGTGCGCCGCCGCCTGTCCGCCCACCGGACGCGCCTCGGACTGTCCTGA
- the chrA gene encoding chromate efflux transporter, which yields MSNSPAPPFASFCLYWLRLGLTSFGGPAGQIAMMQSELVDRRRWIDQTRFLHALNFCMLLPGPEAQQLATYIGWRIYGLRGGLVAGGLFVLPGALLLLALSWIAAAHGDTGLIGALFDGIKPAVVAIIAAAVWRMGRRTLKGPAAVAMAATAFLALAALHLPFPLVIGGAALVGGVAARGGRHWFAHPHPVADGDGELAEPAAKPGRLFILAALFILLWAVPVGAVLLSLGPDPWRGIAALFTKAAFVTFGGAYAVLPYIAGQAVDAYGWLSPREMVDGLALAETTPGPLILVTQYVGFFAGWNRPGALSPELAGMLGAALTTYVTFLPCFLFIFAGAPYVERLIHNRLAAGALAAIAAAVVGVILNLGVYLGMAVLLPDGRHGMGGLIWAWAIMLGALYALTRRAVAIHWVVLGGAAAGLIQATASSL from the coding sequence ATGAGCAATTCCCCCGCCCCGCCCTTCGCCAGCTTCTGTCTCTATTGGCTGAGGCTGGGCCTGACCAGCTTCGGCGGTCCGGCCGGGCAGATCGCGATGATGCAGAGCGAGCTGGTCGACCGCCGCCGCTGGATCGACCAGACCCGCTTCCTGCACGCGCTGAACTTCTGCATGCTGCTGCCGGGACCGGAGGCGCAGCAGCTCGCCACCTATATCGGCTGGCGGATTTACGGCCTGCGCGGCGGTCTGGTGGCCGGCGGGCTGTTCGTCCTGCCCGGCGCCCTGCTGCTGCTGGCCCTGTCCTGGATCGCCGCGGCCCATGGCGACACCGGATTGATCGGCGCCCTGTTCGACGGCATCAAGCCGGCGGTGGTGGCGATCATCGCCGCGGCGGTGTGGCGAATGGGCCGCCGCACGCTGAAGGGGCCGGCGGCCGTCGCCATGGCCGCGACCGCCTTCCTGGCGCTGGCGGCGCTACATCTGCCCTTCCCGCTGGTGATCGGTGGCGCGGCGCTGGTCGGCGGCGTGGCGGCGCGCGGTGGCCGTCACTGGTTCGCCCACCCGCACCCGGTGGCCGACGGCGATGGCGAACTGGCGGAGCCGGCCGCGAAGCCTGGCCGGCTGTTCATCCTTGCCGCGCTGTTCATCCTGCTGTGGGCGGTGCCGGTGGGGGCGGTGCTGCTGTCTCTCGGCCCCGATCCCTGGCGCGGCATCGCGGCGCTGTTCACCAAGGCGGCCTTCGTCACCTTCGGCGGCGCCTATGCCGTGCTGCCCTACATCGCCGGGCAGGCGGTGGACGCCTATGGCTGGCTCAGCCCGCGCGAGATGGTCGATGGACTGGCGTTGGCCGAGACGACTCCGGGGCCGCTGATCCTGGTCACGCAATATGTCGGCTTCTTCGCCGGCTGGAACCGGCCGGGCGCTCTGTCACCGGAACTGGCGGGAATGCTGGGGGCGGCGCTGACGACCTATGTCACCTTCCTGCCCTGCTTCCTGTTCATCTTCGCCGGCGCCCCCTATGTGGAGCGGCTGATCCACAACCGTCTGGCCGCAGGGGCGCTGGCCGCCATCGCCGCGGCGGTGGTGGGGGTGATCCTGAATCTGGGCGTGTATCTGGGGATGGCGGTGCTGCTGCCGGACGGGCGGCACGGCATGGGCGGCCTGATCTGGGCCTGGGCGATCATGCTTGGCGCGCTCTACGCGCTGACCCGCCGGGCCGTCGCGATCCACTGGGTGGTGCTGGGGGGAGCGGCGGCGGGCCTGATCCAGGCCACCGCATCGTCCCTCTGA
- the nhaA gene encoding Na+/H+ antiporter NhaA: protein MTLRRLAIFLKTESASGVVLMVAAVLALVWANSPAAPFYDAILATKVAVTAGGVGLDKPLILWINDGLMAVFFLLVGLEIKREVLEGELSSPAKAMLPGIAALGGMAMPALVYCLFAQAEPGALQGWAIPAATDIAFALGVLALLGNRVPGSLRVFLLALAIMDDLGAIVIIAVFYSHGLVPLALGLAAASAVGLWLLNRAGVRSLAPYLLLGLVLWVCVLKSGIHATLAGVVLAFAIPLRGKEGRHAHEAPLHRLEHALHPWVAFLIMPVFALANAGVPLDGITPASLLEPVPLGIALGLFLGKQAGVFLAVWAAVRSGVVERPARASWGQIYGVAVLTGIGFTMSLFIGTLAFADPQHAVAVRLGVLTGSLVSALAGYGLLYAAGAGRARAAVRAT, encoded by the coding sequence ATGACGCTGAGACGCCTCGCCATCTTCCTGAAAACCGAAAGCGCCAGCGGCGTGGTCCTGATGGTCGCGGCGGTTCTCGCCCTGGTCTGGGCGAATTCGCCGGCGGCCCCGTTCTATGACGCGATCCTGGCGACGAAGGTGGCGGTGACGGCCGGCGGCGTCGGCCTGGACAAGCCGCTGATCCTGTGGATCAACGATGGGCTGATGGCGGTCTTCTTCCTGCTGGTCGGGCTGGAGATCAAGCGCGAGGTGCTGGAGGGCGAACTGTCCAGCCCGGCCAAGGCGATGCTGCCGGGCATCGCGGCGCTGGGCGGCATGGCGATGCCGGCGCTGGTCTATTGCCTGTTCGCCCAGGCGGAACCGGGCGCCCTGCAAGGCTGGGCGATCCCGGCCGCCACCGACATCGCCTTCGCGCTCGGCGTGCTGGCCCTGCTGGGCAACCGGGTGCCGGGCAGCCTGCGCGTCTTCCTGCTGGCGCTGGCGATCATGGATGATCTCGGCGCCATCGTGATCATCGCCGTCTTCTACAGCCATGGGCTGGTGCCGCTGGCGCTGGGGCTGGCGGCGGCATCGGCGGTCGGGCTGTGGCTGCTGAACCGGGCGGGGGTGCGGTCGCTGGCGCCCTATCTGCTGCTGGGGCTGGTCCTGTGGGTGTGCGTGCTGAAATCGGGCATCCACGCGACGCTGGCCGGGGTGGTTCTGGCCTTCGCCATTCCCTTGCGCGGCAAGGAGGGCAGGCACGCCCATGAGGCGCCGCTCCATCGCCTGGAGCATGCGCTGCATCCCTGGGTGGCCTTCCTGATCATGCCGGTCTTCGCCCTGGCCAATGCCGGCGTGCCGCTCGACGGCATCACCCCGGCCAGCCTGCTGGAGCCGGTGCCGCTCGGCATCGCGCTCGGCCTGTTCCTGGGCAAGCAGGCGGGCGTCTTCCTGGCGGTGTGGGCCGCCGTGCGGAGCGGCGTGGTCGAGCGGCCGGCCCGCGCCAGCTGGGGCCAGATCTATGGCGTCGCCGTGCTGACCGGCATCGGTTTCACCATGAGCCTGTTCATCGGGACGCTGGCCTTCGCCGACCCTCAGCATGCGGTCGCGGTGCGGCTGGGCGTGCTGACCGGCTCGCTCGTCTCGGCGTTGGCCGGCTATGGGCTGCTTTATGCCGCCGGTGCCGGGCGGGCGCGGGCGGCGGTCCGCGCCACCTGA
- a CDS encoding Lrp/AsnC family transcriptional regulator produces MRRVKLDRIDRRILRDLQNDGRMTNVELARRAGISAPPCLRRVRALEEAGFIRGYHADVNPDALGFGVTVFAQVGLSSQAEADLKKFEELVNSWPLVRECNMLAGEYDFVLKIVAEDWDDYQRFLTTKLTAAPNVAHVKSALSIRTSKHTPGVPIDVDSPDIPEGTEDDEDEDFVEDEAETPARATRR; encoded by the coding sequence ATGCGGCGGGTCAAACTCGACCGAATTGACCGTCGGATTCTGCGCGATCTGCAGAACGACGGCCGGATGACCAACGTGGAGCTTGCCCGACGTGCCGGCATCTCCGCTCCGCCCTGCCTGCGCCGCGTCCGCGCGCTGGAGGAGGCGGGATTCATCCGTGGCTACCACGCCGACGTCAACCCCGATGCACTGGGGTTCGGCGTCACGGTGTTCGCCCAGGTCGGCCTCAGCAGCCAGGCCGAGGCGGACCTAAAGAAATTCGAGGAGCTCGTCAACAGCTGGCCGCTCGTGCGTGAGTGCAACATGCTGGCCGGCGAATATGATTTCGTCCTGAAGATCGTGGCGGAGGACTGGGACGACTACCAGCGCTTCCTGACGACCAAGCTGACGGCGGCCCCCAACGTCGCCCATGTGAAGTCGGCGCTGTCGATCCGCACCAGCAAACACACCCCCGGCGTTCCCATCGACGTCGATTCCCCCGACATCCCGGAAGGGACGGAGGACGACGAGGACGAGGATTTCGTCGAGGACGAGGCCGAGACGCCCGCCCGCGCCACCCGGCGCTGA
- a CDS encoding DUF4112 domain-containing protein, producing MIDAIRTRRRSVAEDPPTSASGGSVPIDFQRLERLRRLARLMDTRWRIPFTRIPVGLDGIASLLPVAGDTATALVSAYIIVEASRFDLPKALVARMVFNVLLDWAGGSVPVIGTVFDIAFKANRMNLNLLHEHLERRLAAAAAKR from the coding sequence ATGATCGACGCCATCCGCACACGCCGGCGCAGCGTTGCCGAAGACCCTCCGACAAGCGCAAGCGGCGGGTCCGTTCCCATCGATTTCCAACGGCTGGAGCGGCTGCGCCGTCTGGCCCGGCTGATGGACACCCGCTGGCGCATTCCCTTCACCCGCATTCCGGTCGGGCTGGACGGCATCGCCAGCCTGCTGCCGGTTGCCGGCGACACGGCGACGGCGCTGGTGTCCGCCTACATCATCGTCGAGGCGTCCCGGTTCGACCTGCCCAAGGCGTTGGTGGCCCGCATGGTCTTCAACGTGCTGCTGGACTGGGCGGGCGGCTCGGTCCCGGTGATCGGGACGGTGTTCGACATCGCCTTCAAGGCCAACCGGATGAACCTGAACCTGCTGCACGAGCATCTGGAGCGCCGTCTGGCCGCGGCGGCGGCCAAGCGCTGA
- the hemN gene encoding oxygen-independent coproporphyrinogen III oxidase yields MNAITAPLARVAVSPASAAPSRSHGAANGVAHGVAHGVDAALLAKYDGLRVPRYTSYPTAPHFTPEVNGEVYGGWLGTIEPARSGSLYLHVPFCQKMCWYCGCHTKIVARYAPIAEYLGHMRREIAMVADRIPGRLAVRHIHFGGGTPTMMAPDDFEAMIALLRGRFDIAADAELAVEIDPRTLTAEMAAALGRAGVNRASLGVQDFDGTVQQAINRVQPRAVTEQALAWLRDAGITSVNLDLMYGLPHQSVESVSRSAAIALEMAPDRLSVFGYAHVPWMKTHQKKIDESVLADSLGRWEQFAAIADTLSAAGYSAIGLDHFARPGDELAVQQEEGRLGRNFQGYTTDDAEVLLGFGSSSIGALPQGYVQNAVPFDQYAAAVEEGRLPTGKGIALTDDDRLRRDLIMRLMCDLSVDTAAIARAHGQPESCFDAELEGMADLVADGVAVVEGRRVHVPESARPLMRIVAARFDTHLSKGAGRHSRAV; encoded by the coding sequence ATGAACGCCATCACCGCCCCCCTGGCCCGCGTGGCCGTTTCGCCGGCTTCCGCCGCCCCGTCCCGCTCCCATGGAGCCGCCAACGGAGTCGCCCATGGAGTAGCCCATGGAGTCGATGCCGCGCTGCTCGCCAAATATGACGGGCTGCGGGTGCCGCGCTACACCAGCTACCCGACCGCGCCGCACTTCACGCCCGAGGTGAACGGCGAGGTCTATGGCGGCTGGCTGGGGACCATCGAGCCGGCGCGGTCGGGATCGCTCTACCTGCATGTGCCCTTCTGCCAGAAGATGTGCTGGTACTGCGGCTGCCATACCAAGATCGTCGCCCGCTATGCCCCGATCGCCGAGTATCTCGGCCATATGCGGCGCGAGATCGCCATGGTGGCCGACCGCATTCCCGGCCGGCTGGCGGTGCGCCATATCCATTTCGGCGGCGGCACCCCGACCATGATGGCGCCGGATGATTTCGAGGCGATGATCGCCCTGCTGCGCGGCCGCTTCGACATCGCCGCCGATGCCGAACTTGCGGTGGAGATCGACCCCCGCACCCTGACGGCGGAGATGGCGGCGGCGCTGGGCCGCGCCGGGGTCAACCGCGCCTCGCTGGGCGTGCAGGATTTCGACGGGACGGTGCAGCAGGCGATCAACCGCGTCCAGCCGCGCGCCGTGACCGAACAGGCGCTGGCCTGGCTGAGGGATGCCGGCATCACCAGCGTCAATCTGGACCTGATGTACGGCCTGCCGCACCAGTCGGTGGAGAGCGTCAGCCGGTCCGCCGCGATCGCGCTGGAGATGGCGCCCGACCGTCTGTCGGTCTTCGGCTATGCCCATGTGCCGTGGATGAAGACCCACCAGAAGAAGATCGACGAGTCGGTCCTCGCCGACTCGCTCGGCCGCTGGGAACAGTTCGCCGCCATCGCCGACACGCTGTCGGCCGCCGGCTACAGCGCCATCGGTCTCGACCATTTCGCCCGCCCCGGCGATGAGCTGGCGGTGCAGCAGGAGGAGGGGCGGCTGGGCCGCAACTTCCAGGGCTACACCACCGACGATGCCGAGGTGCTGCTGGGCTTCGGCTCCTCCTCCATCGGCGCGCTGCCGCAAGGCTATGTGCAGAACGCCGTTCCTTTCGACCAGTATGCAGCCGCCGTCGAGGAGGGCCGCCTGCCCACCGGCAAGGGCATCGCGCTGACCGACGACGACAGGCTGCGGCGCGACCTGATCATGCGGCTGATGTGCGACCTGTCGGTCGACACCGCCGCCATCGCCCGTGCCCATGGTCAGCCGGAATCCTGCTTCGACGCCGAACTGGAGGGGATGGCCGATCTGGTCGCCGACGGTGTCGCGGTGGTGGAAGGCCGGCGTGTCCATGTGCCGGAAAGCGCCCGGCCCTTGATGCGCATCGTCGCCGCCCGTTTCGATACCCACCTGTCCAAGGGCGCCGGGCGGCACAGCCGCGCGGTTTGA
- a CDS encoding SH3 domain-containing protein, which translates to MRTLPLVVALATLMVPGCMPYERIPNPPTVRSAPDTGTGLEPIYGEWQVDKPTPAYAQPSAGAGVVATLGAGQVVTTLGRVRNSDWVAVKAGSSTGYVRLHLLSLKSNTPRGSRGTSTTLAKPVDNAGPTIKAAPRGKIGATPIAN; encoded by the coding sequence GTGCGTACCCTTCCCCTGGTCGTGGCCCTGGCCACGCTGATGGTTCCCGGCTGCATGCCGTACGAGCGGATTCCCAATCCGCCGACCGTGCGCAGCGCGCCCGACACCGGAACCGGGCTGGAGCCGATCTATGGGGAGTGGCAGGTGGACAAGCCGACCCCCGCCTATGCCCAGCCGTCCGCCGGTGCCGGCGTCGTCGCCACGCTGGGGGCCGGGCAGGTGGTGACCACGCTGGGCCGGGTGCGCAACAGCGACTGGGTCGCGGTGAAGGCCGGCAGTTCCACCGGCTATGTCCGGCTGCATCTGCTCAGCCTGAAGAGCAACACGCCGCGCGGCAGCCGCGGCACCTCCACCACCCTGGCGAAGCCGGTCGACAATGCCGGCCCGACCATCAAGGCGGCCCCGCGCGGCAAGATCGGCGCCACGCCGATCGCCAATTGA